Part of the Arvicanthis niloticus isolate mArvNil1 chromosome 3, mArvNil1.pat.X, whole genome shotgun sequence genome is shown below.
tcctagtaggaatatggaagactttgttgctgagtttcatttgaactgtgcagatctggcccaagaggtttcagtggagaatttcataatgtggcctagagactgttttgtggtattttggtgaagaacgtggttgccttttgcccttgtcggaagagtctacctgagtctaaggtaaagagatttatattcattgcattgacaaaggaagcctaaagaaagaaaacccaaaaaacaaaacaaaacaaacaaacaaaaaaacccagcagaGTCTTTGTTCTTTGCCCCAGTCCCACAGGGCATTGAACAGCAAGCCAATGAGGAAGTTGCAGGCTCAGCCCTGCCTCCTGGAGACTGAGGATAGCTGTGAATATTAAGAACAGACAAGCAGAGCTAGGTTTGTGGGTATACATCAACCATTCTACCTGAAATATTTTACCAAAACAGCCTTTGCAGGTCCCTGACAAACACCCAGAGCATTGAGGGTGAAGAGAAGGCAGAATCTATGATGTCATTATCTGACCTCTGTGACATAGGCTTTTGATGCCAGAGAGGGAGAGCTGCTTTCAGGGAACGAGCCCCTCAGCTCCCACTGTGTCTTGAAGCCTTTGACCAGCTGGCCCTACTGTTGCTGCCACTGGCTCTGATAATACTTCTCAGCCAAGGCCAGGCTgagggagaaggattgagggctGAGTGTTGAGAGTGACAAGAGGCCAGGGGAACCAGCATGCCAAGAAACCAGGATGCTTACAAAATCTGTGTATCAGGATTAGGACAAAATTCTGTACCACAGAAGAGCACTGTGTATCAGAAAAAGGACTGAGGGCACTGCTCAGACTGGAATACTGGGTCAGAGTCAGTTTAGGGGTCAGAGTGTGGGGGCGGGAGGAGGGCACATAGACTGCTTCATGACTCTGCTTTCTCTTACAGGTCCCCTATTTGGTGACGTGTCTTTTGAAACTGTGGAAGGCACGCACGTTGGTAAAGCACTGCACAGTCCTCTCTAGTCTTGTCCCCATCTGGGCCCTCACTGCTCTCTGCTGCCCGTTTCCTctcagtccctccctccttccagccTTAATCTCCACTTTTCTAACCTTCTCTACAGCACCTCGCCAGATTTCCTCACCTCAAAGGTGACAAACTGCTagtctttgttgttttgagacagactcatggaacccaggctagcctcgagcTCCTTATATCCCCACAGgggttacaggcttgtgccaGCATGCCACCCTCAAGTGGTGATGAGGATCGTGGcaaggacttcatgcatgctaagcaaacaaTTTACCAGCTGAACTACATCCAAAGACCTCACTTTGAGGGTCTTCAGTTCACACTGGAAATGAGCACCTGACATAGAATCCAGAAGTGAACCAATCACCCCGACATTTTgacctctgtctttttctccacAGGTCCTACAGACTGTGTCTTCCTCCTGATTCCACCCAGAGAGTTGCGGTTGTCCCTCAGCTCCCAGGGACagctctcattctctgtctccatACATCCTCAGCGAATGGCTGAGGAAACGTGAGGAGCCAAGCTTAGATGCAGGCTCTGGCCTGAGCAAGCCACAGCCAGGTAGAAGAGGCCACGTGTCCCCTTGGCCTGCTGCTGATGCCTGCAGCAGAACGAGGCTGCTGCGGCCACACTGTGCACAGAAGGCAGCCTTGACTACCAGCCACAGCTGGCTTCAGAGATCCCCACACTGACTGTTAGGTCTTTAACCACTTACTGGTCTTGTCACCCCATCCCCTTGCCTCCAGGATTCAAGGCAATGTTGCATCAAAACAAGGACCAGGTGCTGCTACAGAACACAGTACCCCCAGAGTGTCCCCCTCAGGTCCTCTCACAGTTCGTGGACTCCCCTCCACCCAACTTAgcatctctttctccccatcagaccctcccttcccactttcctttgCCCACCACCACGCACGcgtttttttcctccttctctgacACAGATCCACTCCTACcagtcccctccccccctccaggACTTTCAAAGCACCACGATCACTTCCCCCAGCCCCACCTCACCTTCTCAAGGAATTCAGAGTAACAagcaagcatggcagtgtcctCCATCCAGAAGCATCGGGTCCCCTGGAGCGGCAGGGGGATGTGTGCCAAGCAAGATGGGCCCTGCAGAATTCAAGGACCCAAGGGCCCTCGCTCAAGCCCTGGCGGTCCGCAGAATTGCACAAGACCTACAGCTACAGTTTCTGCAGCGCCTGTGGGTAGGCACAACCGGCACAGCCCCAGTCGTGGAGTACCCCATATGTCTAGTGTGCCTCCAGCTCCGCACCCCGTCTTGCCCCACTCCCAAGTACAAGACTATACCCCGTCTGCTTGCCTTCCCTCAACTACTGCCCTGTGCCCAGGGCCAGGAATATGGGAGCCTCCGACTAAGCATTGGCTACGGCCTCTGCCTGCCTCGGGGTCAGGCCAAGTCTTTGCATCTGCTCCAAAAAAAAAGTCCGGCGGGAGCAGAGTCCCAGGAAGAGTCCCTCCACAGTCAAAAGCCTGTAACCCAAGCATCAGTTCAAATCACCGGCACGTTCTTCCAGGCCGGGAGCCTCCGGTCTGTAGACCTTCAATC
Proteins encoded:
- the LOC117705003 gene encoding proline-rich protein 30-like, coding for MLHQNKDQVLLQNTHLFLPIRPSLPTFLCPPPRTRFFPPSLTQIHSYQSPPPLQDFQSTTITSPSPTSPSQGIQSNKQAWQCPPSRSIGSPGAAGGCVPSKMGPAEFKDPRALAQALAVRRIAQDLQLQFLQRLWVGTTGTAPVVEYPICLVCLQLRTPSCPTPKYKTIPRLLAFPQLLPCAQGQEYGSLRLSIGYGLCLPRGQAKSLHLLQKKSPAGAESQEESLHSQKPVTQASVQITGTFFQAGSLRSVDLQSPKPNQCCRSLLQEPRQATVSPKPRSSVSKRSLSLRSILLKSPS